In a genomic window of Zingiber officinale cultivar Zhangliang chromosome 9B, Zo_v1.1, whole genome shotgun sequence:
- the LOC122024199 gene encoding protein TIFY 9-like isoform X2 produces the protein MARGDTMVEHDFFQIEKLKAASFRAADGKSAARSRIQSVVSRINPQLLRSVIAPGATEMPPEKAALLLSSSSQPPHPVTILNPSIRSVAEISNETAPLTIFYNGSMAVFDLPRDKAETIMKLVETANDGSSSDQRKGGIRLPEELDGELPPMARRKSLQRFIAKRKQRLTVAGPYAKEKAVPKR, from the exons ATGGCGAGAGGAGATACCATGGTGGAGCACGATTTCTTCCAGATCGAGAAGCTGAAGGCGGCCAGCTTCCGCGCCGCGGATGGAAAAAGCGCCGCGCGAAGTA GGATCCAAAGCGTGGTGTCGAGGATCAACCCTCAGCTACTCAGGAGCGTGATCGCCCCCGGCGCCACCGAGATGCCGCCGGAAAAGGCAGCCTTGCTTTTATCTTCTTCGTCGCAGCCGCCGCATCCAGTGACGATCCTGAACCCCTCCATCAG atcggTTGCAGAGATTTCAAACGAAACGGCGCCGCTCACAATCTTCTACAACGGTTCGATGGCCGTTTTCGACCTCCCACGAGACAAG GCAGAGACGATCATGAAACTGGTGGAGACGGCGAACGACGGCAGTTCAAGTGACCAGAGGAAAGGCGGCATACGTTTACCGGAGGAACTCGACGGAG AACTGCCCCCGATGGCGCGGAGGAAGTCATTGCAGCGATTCATCGCGAAGCGCAAACAGAG ATTGACCGTGGCAGGCCCATACGCGAAGGAAAAGGCGGTGCCGAAGAGATGA
- the LOC122024199 gene encoding protein TIFY 9-like isoform X1, translated as MARGDTMVEHDFFQIEKLKAASFRAADGKSAARSRIQSVVSRINPQLLRSVIAPGATEMPPEKAALLLSSSSQPPHPVTILNPSIRSVAEISNETAPLTIFYNGSMAVFDLPRDKAETIMKLVETANDGSSSDQRKGGIRLPEELDGELPPMARRKSLQRFIAKRKQSGRLFKTCRLTVAGPYAKEKAVPKR; from the exons ATGGCGAGAGGAGATACCATGGTGGAGCACGATTTCTTCCAGATCGAGAAGCTGAAGGCGGCCAGCTTCCGCGCCGCGGATGGAAAAAGCGCCGCGCGAAGTA GGATCCAAAGCGTGGTGTCGAGGATCAACCCTCAGCTACTCAGGAGCGTGATCGCCCCCGGCGCCACCGAGATGCCGCCGGAAAAGGCAGCCTTGCTTTTATCTTCTTCGTCGCAGCCGCCGCATCCAGTGACGATCCTGAACCCCTCCATCAG atcggTTGCAGAGATTTCAAACGAAACGGCGCCGCTCACAATCTTCTACAACGGTTCGATGGCCGTTTTCGACCTCCCACGAGACAAG GCAGAGACGATCATGAAACTGGTGGAGACGGCGAACGACGGCAGTTCAAGTGACCAGAGGAAAGGCGGCATACGTTTACCGGAGGAACTCGACGGAG AACTGCCCCCGATGGCGCGGAGGAAGTCATTGCAGCGATTCATCGCGAAGCGCAAACAGAG TGGCCGGTTGTTTAAAACGTGCAGATTGACCGTGGCAGGCCCATACGCGAAGGAAAAGGCGGTGCCGAAGAGATGA